From Pseudoxanthomonas sp. YR558, the proteins below share one genomic window:
- a CDS encoding acireductone dioxygenase codes for MSRLRIFKESDPATPEFASYDPDFIATELKKIGVTFERWKATKAIEPGASPEDVMDAYRADIDRLVAERGFKTVDVVSIAPDNPQREAMRAKFLDEHYHKEDEVRFFVAGSGLFTLHVDGKVYEIECVQDDLIGVPDSTLHWFDMGPEPRFVAIRFFTEPDGWVGHFTGTTIAQDFPRYEGLTQGH; via the coding sequence ATGAGCCGCCTGCGCATCTTCAAGGAATCCGACCCGGCCACCCCGGAGTTCGCCAGCTACGATCCCGACTTCATCGCCACCGAGCTGAAGAAGATCGGCGTGACCTTCGAGCGCTGGAAGGCCACCAAGGCCATCGAACCGGGCGCCTCGCCCGAGGACGTGATGGACGCCTACCGCGCCGACATCGACCGCCTGGTCGCCGAACGCGGCTTCAAGACCGTCGACGTGGTCAGCATCGCGCCGGACAACCCGCAGCGCGAGGCGATGCGCGCGAAGTTCCTCGATGAGCATTACCACAAGGAAGACGAAGTGCGCTTCTTCGTGGCGGGTTCCGGCCTGTTCACGCTGCACGTGGACGGCAAGGTCTACGAGATCGAGTGCGTGCAGGACGACCTGATCGGTGTACCGGATAGCACGCTGCACTGGTTCGACATGGGCCCGGAACCGCGCTTCGTTGCGATCCGCTTCTTCACCGAGCCGGATGGCTGGGTCGGTCATTTTACCGGCACCACCATCGCGCAGGATTTCCCGCGCTATGAAGGCCTGACCCAGGGCCATTGA
- the mtnC gene encoding acireductone synthase — MPVSAILTDIEGTTSSISFVKDVLFPYARRALPGFVREHGDEPEVRRWLDVVATEHGSICSDDVIVETLQGWIDQDRKHTALKALQGLIWEAGYRDADFTAHVYPDTAPALRAWYDQGYPLYVYSSGSVPAQKLLFGHTDAGDLTPMFSGWFDTEVGGKREAGSYRVIAERIDVPAEKILFLSDVVEELDAAREAGLQTRLIDRLDDYPVPREGDAVHGHLRATTFDAIELPH, encoded by the coding sequence ATGCCCGTTTCCGCCATCCTCACCGACATCGAAGGCACGACCAGCAGCATCTCGTTCGTCAAGGACGTGCTGTTCCCTTATGCACGCCGCGCCCTGCCCGGGTTCGTCCGTGAGCACGGCGATGAACCGGAGGTCCGCCGCTGGCTGGACGTGGTGGCCACCGAGCACGGCAGCATCTGCAGCGATGACGTCATCGTGGAGACGCTGCAGGGCTGGATCGACCAGGACCGCAAGCACACCGCGCTGAAGGCGCTGCAGGGACTGATCTGGGAGGCGGGCTACCGCGATGCCGATTTCACGGCGCATGTGTATCCCGACACCGCGCCCGCCCTGCGTGCGTGGTACGACCAGGGTTATCCGCTGTACGTGTACTCGTCCGGCTCGGTGCCGGCGCAGAAGCTGCTCTTCGGGCACACCGACGCGGGCGACCTGACGCCGATGTTCTCGGGCTGGTTCGATACCGAAGTCGGCGGCAAGCGCGAAGCCGGCAGCTATCGCGTGATCGCCGAGCGCATCGACGTGCCGGCGGAAAAGATCCTGTTCCTGTCCGATGTGGTCGAAGAGCTGGATGCCGCGCGCGAGGCCGGATTGCAGACACGCCTGATCGACCGACTGGACGACTATCCCGTGCCACGCGAAGGCGACGCGGTGCACGGCCACCTGCGCGCCACCACGTTCGACGCGATCGAACTTCCGCACTGA
- a CDS encoding DMT family transporter: MASQRTATLIGLAAILLWASLAVLTTATGTLPPFQVLAISFGVAALLGLARAALRGRSGWRELRQPWAALALSTLALFGYHALYFIALKRAPAVEANLLNYMWPLLIVVFAGLLGGVAVRGGQWAGTLLGLIAAVLLVTRGRGLQVDPAHVPGYVAALSAAVIWAAYSVLNRRFADVPTAAITVACAGVAILGGIAHLLFERTVVPDATQWIVLVVMGIGPVGAAFWLWDHGTKRGDIALLGSLSYLAPLLSTLLLVVSGRAEPHWIQAVAIALLLIGAWLSVRSSRAAR, from the coding sequence ATGGCATCGCAACGCACGGCCACACTGATCGGGTTGGCGGCCATCCTGCTGTGGGCTTCGCTGGCGGTGCTCACCACGGCGACCGGTACGCTGCCGCCCTTCCAGGTCTTGGCGATCAGCTTCGGCGTGGCCGCGCTCCTCGGGCTCGCACGTGCGGCGCTTCGAGGGAGATCTGGTTGGCGTGAACTACGCCAGCCCTGGGCGGCCCTGGCGCTGTCCACGCTGGCCCTGTTCGGTTACCACGCGCTCTACTTCATCGCATTGAAGCGCGCGCCCGCTGTCGAAGCGAACCTGCTGAACTATATGTGGCCGCTGTTGATCGTGGTCTTCGCCGGGCTGCTCGGCGGCGTCGCGGTGCGCGGCGGGCAGTGGGCGGGCACGCTGCTCGGCCTGATCGCCGCCGTCCTGCTGGTGACGCGCGGCCGCGGGCTGCAGGTCGATCCTGCGCACGTGCCCGGATACGTCGCCGCGCTCAGTGCCGCGGTGATCTGGGCGGCCTACTCCGTCCTCAACCGGCGCTTCGCCGACGTCCCGACCGCTGCCATCACGGTGGCCTGTGCCGGCGTCGCGATCCTGGGCGGCATTGCGCATCTGTTGTTCGAGCGCACCGTCGTCCCGGATGCCACGCAGTGGATCGTGTTGGTCGTGATGGGCATCGGCCCCGTAGGCGCCGCGTTCTGGCTCTGGGATCACGGCACCAAGCGCGGTGATATCGCCTTGCTGGGCAGCCTCTCCTATCTCGCGCCCTTGTTGTCGACGCTGCTGTTGGTCGTCTCGGGTCGTGCGGAGCCGCATTGGATCCAGGCCGTCGCGATCGCGCTGCTGCTGATAGGCGCGTGGCTCAGCGTGCGATCCAGCCGCGCTGCTCGATGA
- a CDS encoding YdeI/OmpD-associated family protein, with the protein MTTAELPIEHFADASAWERWLERHPASTGVWLKIAKKESGIASVSYAEALDVALCHGWIDGQKKGFDAQFFLQRFTPRRARSTWSKINVAKIETLVAAGRMRPAGQREVDAAKADGRWEAAYDGAKSMEVPVELAKALAKNRKAKAFFDALDKTNRYAVCWRVQTAVKPETRLARIEKLVAMLARGEKIHGA; encoded by the coding sequence GTGACGACCGCGGAACTTCCCATCGAACACTTCGCGGATGCGTCCGCGTGGGAGCGCTGGCTGGAGCGCCATCCGGCCTCCACGGGCGTCTGGCTGAAGATCGCAAAGAAGGAGTCGGGCATCGCCTCGGTCAGCTATGCCGAAGCACTCGATGTGGCGCTGTGCCACGGATGGATCGACGGTCAGAAGAAGGGGTTCGACGCGCAGTTCTTCCTGCAGCGCTTCACGCCGCGGCGCGCGCGCAGCACCTGGTCGAAGATCAACGTCGCCAAGATCGAAACCCTGGTGGCAGCGGGGCGGATGCGGCCTGCGGGGCAACGCGAGGTCGATGCGGCCAAGGCCGACGGGCGCTGGGAGGCGGCCTACGATGGCGCCAAGTCGATGGAGGTGCCGGTGGAACTCGCGAAGGCGCTGGCGAAGAACCGCAAGGCCAAGGCGTTCTTCGACGCGCTCGACAAGACCAACCGGTACGCGGTGTGCTGGCGCGTGCAGACGGCGGTGAAGCCGGAGACCCGCCTGGCGCGGATCGAAAAGCTGGTCGCCATGCTCGCGCGCGGCGAGAAGATCCACGGCGCCTGA
- a CDS encoding calcineurin-like phosphoesterase family protein produces MRASLTAVLLVCLALPAHALPPPCSWGQVFEDRNGNGIRDNGEPGLPGVKVSNGIDIATSNAQGEYTLDYVDGRTMFVIKPPGYELAVRRDGLPARWRNLQYHTAPALKYGGIPQRQPDCTHFALRPKPAVQSDLDVLLFADSQTSSVKDVDYYWRDIVQPLVGKHGAALGLTLGDVTNDDLSLYPEILRTTMSLQVPWLFIPGNHDLDVDAANDEESLRTFRHHLGPDTFAWEEEAATFIGLDDVIYQPGKSPAYFGGLREDQFAFLQAYLPTVRKDRLLVIGAHIPFYEPGARGFRAVDRERLFAMLKDFPHVLLLSGHTHTQRHWYHDASTGWHGLQRLHEYNVGAACGAYWSGVKDAEGIPDTTMADGTPNGYARLRVRAGGDYALSWHSARSENDSGIGLHAPRVLRKGAYPAWGVFANVYMGDTETRVEYRVDEGAWKPMKRVEQPDPRLLAENMRDDVADALRGYDRSPEAEASQHLWRGALPTDLDVGDHAVEVRVFDRWRGEQSARTSYRLQIGEP; encoded by the coding sequence GTGCGCGCTTCGCTGACTGCCGTCCTCCTGGTCTGCCTCGCCCTACCTGCCCACGCGTTGCCGCCGCCCTGCAGCTGGGGGCAGGTGTTCGAGGACCGCAACGGCAATGGCATCCGCGATAACGGCGAACCGGGCCTGCCGGGCGTCAAGGTGTCCAACGGCATCGATATCGCCACCAGTAACGCGCAGGGCGAGTACACCCTCGACTACGTGGACGGCCGCACCATGTTCGTCATCAAGCCGCCCGGCTACGAGCTTGCGGTACGACGGGATGGCTTGCCGGCCCGTTGGCGGAACCTGCAGTACCACACCGCGCCCGCGCTCAAGTACGGCGGCATCCCGCAGCGCCAGCCGGACTGCACCCATTTCGCGCTGAGGCCGAAGCCGGCAGTACAGAGCGACCTCGACGTGCTGCTGTTCGCCGACAGCCAGACGTCCTCGGTGAAGGACGTGGATTACTACTGGCGCGACATCGTGCAGCCGCTCGTCGGCAAGCACGGCGCTGCGCTCGGGCTGACGCTGGGCGATGTGACCAATGACGATCTGTCCCTGTATCCGGAGATCCTTCGCACGACGATGAGCCTGCAGGTGCCGTGGCTTTTCATCCCCGGCAACCATGACCTCGATGTCGATGCGGCCAACGATGAAGAATCGTTGCGTACTTTCCGTCATCACCTGGGGCCGGATACGTTCGCTTGGGAAGAGGAAGCCGCGACGTTCATCGGCCTGGATGACGTGATCTACCAGCCGGGCAAGTCGCCGGCCTACTTCGGCGGGCTGCGCGAAGACCAGTTCGCCTTCCTACAGGCCTACCTGCCCACGGTGCGGAAGGACCGCCTGCTGGTGATCGGCGCGCATATCCCCTTTTATGAGCCCGGTGCGCGTGGCTTCCGTGCGGTGGATCGGGAACGCCTGTTCGCGATGCTGAAGGACTTCCCGCACGTGCTGCTGCTCAGCGGCCATACGCACACGCAGCGTCACTGGTATCACGATGCCTCCACCGGCTGGCATGGCCTCCAGCGGTTGCATGAGTACAACGTCGGTGCCGCGTGCGGTGCCTACTGGTCGGGCGTCAAGGATGCCGAGGGCATCCCTGACACGACCATGGCCGATGGCACGCCCAACGGCTACGCCAGGCTGCGCGTGCGTGCAGGCGGCGACTATGCGCTGTCCTGGCATTCCGCCCGCAGCGAGAACGACAGCGGCATCGGACTGCACGCACCGCGCGTGCTGCGGAAAGGCGCGTACCCCGCGTGGGGTGTGTTTGCTAATGTCTACATGGGCGATACCGAGACGCGCGTGGAGTACCGCGTCGATGAGGGCGCGTGGAAGCCGATGAAACGCGTCGAACAGCCCGATCCGCGCTTGCTGGCGGAGAACATGCGCGACGACGTGGCCGACGCGCTACGCGGCTACGACCGCTCGCCCGAAGCCGAAGCGTCCCAGCACCTGTGGCGGGGCGCGCTGCCCACCGACCTGGACGTAGGCGACCATGCCGTCGAGGTGCGCGTGTTCGACCGCTGGCGTGGTGAGCAGTCGGCGAGGACGTCCTATCGGTTGCAGATCGGGGAGCCTTGA
- the hisIE gene encoding bifunctional phosphoribosyl-AMP cyclohydrolase/phosphoribosyl-ATP diphosphatase HisIE, protein MATESGEQAIDPARLDWAKGDGLLPAIVQDAATLRVLMLGYMNRDALDATLASRRVTFFSRSKQRLWTKGESSGHVLELVSVDVDCDDDSLLVLAHPRGPTCHLQRASCFPDAPSAFLAELDTVIARRERERPTDSYTTRLFDAGVRRIAQKVGEEGVETALAAVAQDDAALLGEGADLLYHLIVLLRARGLSLDDAVAVLAQRHAR, encoded by the coding sequence GTGGCAACTGAATCCGGTGAGCAAGCGATCGATCCTGCACGGCTGGACTGGGCCAAGGGCGATGGGTTGTTGCCCGCCATCGTCCAGGACGCGGCGACGCTCCGCGTGCTGATGCTGGGCTACATGAATCGCGATGCGTTGGACGCGACGCTGGCCAGTCGCCGGGTGACGTTCTTCAGCCGCAGCAAGCAACGCCTGTGGACCAAGGGCGAGAGTTCGGGCCACGTGCTGGAGCTGGTGTCGGTGGACGTCGACTGCGACGACGACAGCCTGCTGGTGCTCGCGCACCCACGCGGACCGACCTGCCACCTGCAGCGGGCCAGTTGTTTCCCGGACGCGCCCAGTGCGTTCCTCGCCGAGCTCGATACGGTGATCGCACGACGCGAGCGCGAGCGACCGACCGACAGCTACACCACGCGCCTGTTCGATGCCGGTGTGCGCCGCATTGCGCAGAAAGTCGGCGAGGAGGGCGTGGAGACCGCGCTCGCGGCGGTCGCCCAGGACGATGCCGCACTCCTCGGCGAGGGCGCCGACCTGCTGTACCACCTGATCGTCCTGCTGCGCGCGCGGGGTCTCTCCCTCGACGATGCGGTCGCTGTGCTCGCCCAGCGCCACGCACGCTGA
- the hisF gene encoding imidazole glycerol phosphate synthase subunit HisF has product MLSRRIIPCLDVREGRVVKGVKFRDHVDMGDIAELALRYRDEGADELVFYDIAASPEGRSVDYAWIERVSRLLDIPFCVAGGIRDVETARRVLYSGADKVSVNTPALERPVLIGELAQAFGVQCVVVGVDSILEADGEWRVRRYTGDPSKMRGAGLRTLDWVVQAQRLGAGEIVLNCMDQDGVRRGYDLAQLQAVRAICEVPLIASGGAGEVEHFSDVFRRADVDGALAASVFHSGHIAIPALKQVLDGQGIEVRRGN; this is encoded by the coding sequence ATGCTGAGCCGGCGCATCATCCCGTGCCTCGACGTCCGCGAGGGCCGTGTCGTCAAGGGGGTGAAGTTCCGCGACCACGTCGACATGGGCGACATCGCTGAATTGGCGCTGCGGTATCGCGACGAAGGCGCCGACGAATTGGTCTTCTACGACATCGCCGCCAGTCCGGAAGGCCGCTCCGTCGACTACGCGTGGATCGAACGTGTATCGCGGCTGCTGGACATTCCTTTCTGCGTGGCGGGCGGCATCCGCGACGTGGAGACGGCGCGCCGCGTGCTGTACAGCGGAGCCGACAAGGTCTCGGTCAATACACCGGCGCTGGAACGGCCAGTGCTGATCGGCGAACTGGCGCAGGCGTTCGGCGTGCAATGCGTGGTGGTCGGTGTGGATTCCATCCTGGAAGCCGATGGCGAATGGCGCGTGCGCCGCTACACCGGCGATCCGTCGAAGATGCGGGGCGCCGGCTTGCGTACGCTGGACTGGGTGGTGCAGGCCCAACGTCTGGGCGCCGGCGAGATCGTGCTGAACTGCATGGACCAGGACGGCGTGCGGCGGGGTTATGACTTGGCGCAGTTGCAGGCGGTCCGTGCGATCTGCGAGGTTCCGCTCATTGCCTCGGGGGGTGCCGGCGAGGTGGAGCATTTCAGCGATGTATTCCGGCGCGCGGACGTGGACGGGGCCTTGGCCGCGAGTGTCTTCCACAGCGGGCACATCGCGATCCCCGCGTTGAAACAGGTATTGGACGGGCAGGGCATCGAGGTGCGACGTGGCAACTGA
- the hisA gene encoding 1-(5-phosphoribosyl)-5-[(5-phosphoribosylamino)methylideneamino]imidazole-4-carboxamide isomerase, whose protein sequence is MTGFTVYPAIDVRDGRVVRLAQGDYARETRYEGSPSEVAARYAAQGAEWLHLVDLDAARAGGYTLEPLLQEIARTTSLRVQTGGGVRERDDVAKLLDAGAQRVVIGSLSVRAPDTVLAWLAEFGSERITVALDTRRDDDGVWRLPVHGWTETAAETLDALATRYAEAGLRHLLCTDIARDGMLTGPNLDLYAYLRGVVPALAVQASGGVSTIVDVSGARKAGCAGIVLGRALLEGRFALPEALAC, encoded by the coding sequence ATGACAGGCTTCACTGTTTATCCCGCCATCGATGTTCGCGATGGCCGCGTGGTGCGCCTGGCGCAGGGCGACTACGCGCGCGAGACCCGCTACGAGGGCTCGCCGTCCGAGGTGGCTGCGCGCTATGCGGCGCAAGGTGCCGAATGGCTGCATCTCGTCGACCTGGACGCCGCGCGCGCGGGCGGTTACACGCTGGAGCCGCTGCTGCAGGAGATTGCGCGCACGACCTCGCTCCGCGTGCAGACGGGCGGCGGTGTCCGGGAACGCGATGACGTGGCGAAGTTGCTCGACGCCGGGGCGCAGCGTGTGGTGATCGGCTCGCTTTCCGTACGCGCGCCTGACACCGTGCTGGCATGGCTCGCCGAGTTCGGCAGCGAGCGCATCACCGTGGCGCTCGACACGCGTCGCGATGACGATGGCGTCTGGCGTCTTCCGGTGCATGGTTGGACGGAAACCGCTGCCGAAACACTGGATGCGCTGGCCACGCGCTATGCCGAAGCCGGCCTGCGTCACCTGCTGTGTACCGATATCGCCCGCGACGGCATGCTGACCGGACCGAACCTGGACTTGTATGCGTATCTGCGCGGCGTCGTGCCTGCGCTGGCCGTACAGGCCTCCGGTGGCGTGAGCACCATCGTCGACGTCAGTGGAGCGCGCAAAGCCGGCTGCGCAGGCATCGTGCTGGGTCGGGCGCTGCTCGAAGGACGCTTCGCGCTGCCGGAAGCGCTCGCATGCTGA
- the hisH gene encoding imidazole glycerol phosphate synthase subunit HisH, translating to MRVVLVDAGGSNIGSVRYALQRLGVEAELTGDVAAIRAADRVILPGVGAAAVCMARLRELELVDTLRTLESPLLGVCVGVQLLFAHSEEDDTPCLGLLPGRVRKLPVSPGIRVPHMGWNTLQRHRDSSLMEGIGEGDHAYFVHSYAAPVDDDCLCSSEHGERFAAVVQRGRVAGAQFHPERSAGVGARLLRNFIEYGLQ from the coding sequence ATGCGCGTCGTACTCGTCGATGCCGGCGGCTCCAACATTGGCTCGGTGCGTTACGCCCTGCAGCGGCTCGGTGTCGAAGCGGAACTGACCGGCGACGTCGCGGCGATTCGCGCCGCGGACCGGGTCATCCTGCCGGGCGTGGGTGCGGCGGCCGTGTGCATGGCGCGCCTGCGGGAGCTGGAACTGGTCGACACGCTGCGCACGCTGGAATCGCCATTGCTAGGCGTCTGCGTCGGCGTGCAGTTGTTGTTCGCTCACTCGGAAGAAGACGACACGCCGTGCCTCGGCCTGTTGCCGGGCCGGGTCCGCAAGCTGCCGGTGTCGCCCGGCATCCGCGTGCCCCACATGGGCTGGAACACGCTGCAACGGCACCGCGACAGCTCGCTGATGGAAGGCATTGGCGAGGGCGACCACGCCTACTTCGTCCATAGCTACGCGGCGCCGGTCGACGACGACTGCCTGTGCAGCAGCGAGCACGGGGAGCGTTTCGCCGCCGTCGTGCAGCGTGGCCGGGTCGCCGGCGCCCAGTTCCATCCCGAGCGTTCGGCCGGTGTGGGTGCGAGATTGCTCAGGAATTTCATCGAGTACGGATTGCAATGA
- the hisB gene encoding bifunctional histidinol-phosphatase/imidazoleglycerol-phosphate dehydratase HisB, with protein sequence MTPILFIDRDGTLIEEPEDFQIDAYEKLRFVAGVIPALLRLRDAGYQFVMVSNQDGLGSDQYPRATFDGPHALMMQVFESQGIRFRDVLIDESWPHENKPTRKPGIGLVIPYLQDRTIDWSRSAMVGDRPTDNQFADNLKIRAFQLKTAQFGGEWDWAGVAHELADAPRRAVVQRNTKETKIRVDVDLDRVAEPVAETGLPFFDHMLEQIGKHGGFALEVRADGDLHIDEHHTVEDTGLALGQALKEALGDKRGIGRYGFTLPMDETLASAALDFSGRPYFVFDGEFKRERVGDLPTELVPHFFRSLCDASGLNLNLKVHGDNDHHKVEASFKALARALRQAIKREGAELPSTKGAL encoded by the coding sequence ATGACGCCCATCCTCTTCATCGACCGCGACGGCACCCTCATCGAGGAGCCGGAAGACTTCCAGATCGATGCTTACGAGAAGTTGCGCTTCGTCGCCGGCGTCATCCCCGCGCTGCTGAGACTGCGCGATGCGGGCTACCAGTTCGTGATGGTCAGCAACCAGGACGGCCTGGGCTCGGACCAGTATCCGCGCGCCACGTTCGACGGCCCGCATGCCCTGATGATGCAGGTGTTCGAAAGCCAGGGCATCCGCTTCCGCGACGTCTTGATCGATGAGAGCTGGCCGCATGAGAACAAGCCCACGCGCAAGCCCGGCATCGGTCTGGTCATCCCGTACCTGCAGGACCGCACCATCGACTGGTCGCGCTCGGCGATGGTCGGCGACCGACCCACCGACAACCAGTTCGCCGACAACCTGAAGATCCGTGCGTTCCAGTTGAAGACCGCGCAGTTCGGTGGCGAGTGGGACTGGGCCGGCGTCGCGCACGAACTGGCGGACGCACCGCGTCGCGCCGTCGTCCAGCGCAACACCAAGGAAACGAAGATCCGCGTGGACGTCGACCTGGATCGTGTCGCCGAGCCGGTGGCGGAAACCGGTCTGCCGTTCTTCGACCACATGCTGGAACAGATCGGCAAGCACGGCGGCTTCGCTCTCGAGGTCCGTGCCGATGGCGATCTGCACATCGACGAACACCACACGGTCGAGGACACCGGTCTTGCGCTGGGTCAGGCGCTGAAGGAAGCGTTGGGCGACAAGCGCGGCATCGGTCGCTACGGCTTCACCTTGCCGATGGACGAGACGCTGGCCAGCGCGGCGCTGGACTTCAGCGGCCGGCCTTACTTCGTCTTCGACGGCGAGTTCAAGCGCGAGCGCGTGGGCGATCTACCGACGGAGCTGGTGCCTCATTTCTTCCGTTCGCTATGCGATGCCTCGGGCTTGAACCTCAACCTGAAGGTGCACGGCGACAACGACCACCACAAGGTCGAAGCCAGCTTCAAGGCGCTCGCGCGTGCGTTGCGGCAGGCCATCAAGCGCGAAGGCGCAGAGCTTCCTTCGACCAAGGGTGCGCTCTGA
- the hisC gene encoding histidinol-phosphate transaminase — protein sequence MSALLSLVRPDLRDFAGYKSARSEALRGEVWLNANESAWANPADGEGRSRRYPDPQPPALRSRLAELYGVAPAALLVGRGSDEAIDLLVRALCVPGQDAVVVTPPVFGMYAVCARLQGAALIEVPLVDAAAGFSADLDAIRDAALTRRAKLVFLCSPSNPAGATIPLDGIASLARALEGNALVVVDEAYGEFADGPSATTLLPTQSNIAVLRTLSKAHALAAARIGVVIGDEALIAVLQRCQAPYPVPTPCADLALAGLSDAALAQTRERVALVRSERSRLAEALTRTPGVRRVYASQGNYVLARFDDAERAFRALLATGVVVRDQRAAPQLGDALRITVGSPAQNDCVIAALGAREQAA from the coding sequence ATGAGTGCGTTGCTCTCGCTGGTACGCCCGGACCTGCGCGACTTCGCCGGTTACAAGTCGGCACGCAGCGAAGCGCTGCGCGGCGAAGTATGGTTGAACGCCAACGAGTCGGCTTGGGCCAATCCCGCCGATGGGGAAGGGCGCAGTCGCCGCTATCCGGATCCGCAGCCACCGGCCCTGCGCTCGCGCCTTGCCGAGCTGTACGGCGTGGCGCCCGCCGCGCTGCTGGTGGGGCGCGGGAGTGATGAAGCCATCGATTTGCTCGTGCGCGCACTGTGCGTACCGGGACAGGACGCGGTCGTGGTGACGCCCCCGGTCTTCGGCATGTACGCAGTGTGCGCGCGCCTGCAGGGTGCGGCCTTGATCGAGGTTCCGCTCGTGGACGCCGCCGCGGGCTTCTCCGCCGACCTGGACGCGATCCGCGACGCGGCACTGACACGGCGCGCGAAGCTGGTCTTCCTGTGCTCACCCTCCAATCCTGCGGGTGCCACCATTCCGCTCGACGGTATCGCGTCGCTCGCCCGTGCATTGGAAGGGAATGCGCTGGTGGTGGTGGACGAGGCTTATGGCGAGTTCGCCGATGGCCCTTCTGCCACGACGCTCCTGCCCACGCAGTCGAACATCGCCGTGCTGCGGACGCTGTCCAAGGCGCATGCACTGGCCGCCGCGCGCATCGGCGTGGTGATCGGCGACGAGGCGCTGATTGCCGTCCTGCAGCGCTGCCAGGCGCCTTACCCGGTGCCAACGCCCTGTGCTGACCTGGCATTGGCGGGACTGTCCGACGCGGCACTGGCGCAGACGCGCGAACGGGTCGCGCTGGTGCGGAGCGAGCGTAGCCGCTTGGCCGAGGCACTGACGCGGACGCCGGGCGTGCGTCGCGTTTATGCATCGCAAGGCAATTACGTGCTGGCGCGCTTCGACGATGCCGAGCGCGCGTTCCGTGCATTGCTGGCCACCGGCGTGGTGGTCCGCGACCAGCGGGCGGCACCGCAACTGGGGGATGCCCTGCGCATCACCGTCGGCTCGCCGGCGCAGAACGACTGCGTGATCGCGGCCCTCGGCGCCCGGGAGCAGGCGGCATGA